The following proteins come from a genomic window of Proteiniphilum propionicum:
- a CDS encoding DUF6580 family putative transport protein, translating to MNNKKLTLRFSVITVIILLAAFSRLIPHPANFAPIGGMALFGATYYTRKGWAYLVPIAAMWISDLILNNVVYAQYFDRFVWFYSGSLFTYGAFALIVLMGTFTLRKVRVPRLLFSALGASIIFFLVSNFGVWFSTTMYPKTAAGLSACYAAGIPFFKNTVLGDLVYSTALFGLFEISLSWFPGLRIHPQNWERKDT from the coding sequence ATGAACAACAAAAAATTAACCCTTCGTTTTTCCGTCATAACGGTGATAATTCTCCTTGCGGCATTCAGCCGCCTGATCCCCCACCCCGCCAACTTCGCGCCCATTGGCGGCATGGCTCTTTTCGGGGCGACGTATTACACCCGCAAAGGGTGGGCGTATTTAGTGCCTATCGCGGCCATGTGGATAAGCGATTTAATCCTGAACAATGTGGTTTACGCGCAATATTTCGACCGGTTTGTCTGGTTCTACTCCGGCTCTCTGTTCACCTACGGCGCTTTTGCCCTTATCGTGCTGATGGGTACATTCACGCTGCGCAAAGTGCGTGTTCCCCGCTTGCTGTTCTCTGCTTTGGGCGCGTCCATCATCTTCTTTTTGGTCTCCAACTTCGGCGTGTGGTTTTCCACAACAATGTATCCCAAAACCGCAGCCGGTCTTTCAGCCTGCTATGCGGCGGGAATCCCGTTCTTTAAAAACACGGTGTTGGGCGACTTGGTATATTCGACGGCCCTCTTCGGGTTATTCGAAATATCGCTTTCGTGGTTTCCCGGGCTGCGTATACACCCTCAAAATTGGGAGAGGAAGGATACGTAA
- a CDS encoding DUF5018 domain-containing protein: MKKTYIGLLAGFFAVMLLSCATESPFNGEDNRLLSFSLTTGGKEYKGAVKNSEIIISLPVETDLNNAKVAYTLSENATILPEPEKITNWNDEQVFNVFSYNGVKRTYVIHIKRQLGQAEGTVLLATDGDVKAFAEKNITAVEGDLIIGNETGTDSISNIDALTYVTKVGYKLIINSTYKGKDLSGLRNLEETGSIIVNANKYLSDITLKNLKKVGQDLFVNSHSVKQIVLPMLETVDSKLFISSNKLTDLQLPILKRGGDIKISGSSLGILKLRELEETLNSIILQEVPSLTTLDLSKLKEIRGDLIIKGPELVGLKLNNLTRVGGNLNINNSKITSALFPSLTETGDLFIVNNNNLKNISLKNLKTVKGNLELRSIPITSVEDMANINSIDGKLITNNLPSLKDISPIFRNLTNLSELSMTFVLCEGVVDVSKTGVEQVLLDQCNNLEEIIVPEVMKELYVGGDTNAPRKKPIRISGLKEVEQKIEISNLILSEPQDWVLTGLESGSIFIKNSMNLKSFSAPDLKEAKELWIREDRNSKHWESISFAKLTKLNKLNCVQMFSLKTIECPMLQEINTLSISDWKDKNEKLTHLNGLSSLEKIEFLTLKNISNFNDYSFLKKAITNGSITKEIWNRNFSIANNGYNPTFQDLQAGHYVKQ; the protein is encoded by the coding sequence ATGAAAAAAACATATATTGGATTACTTGCGGGTTTTTTTGCGGTCATGCTCCTATCATGTGCTACCGAAAGCCCTTTTAACGGTGAGGATAACCGTTTGCTATCCTTCTCTTTAACAACCGGAGGGAAAGAGTATAAAGGGGCGGTGAAAAACAGTGAGATAATCATATCACTGCCGGTGGAGACCGATCTGAACAACGCCAAAGTCGCATACACTCTCAGTGAAAATGCCACTATCCTTCCCGAACCCGAAAAAATAACCAACTGGAACGATGAGCAGGTGTTCAACGTCTTTTCATACAACGGCGTGAAACGAACCTATGTGATTCATATCAAGAGGCAACTCGGGCAAGCGGAGGGAACCGTTTTATTGGCAACCGACGGCGACGTGAAAGCATTCGCCGAAAAAAACATCACAGCCGTAGAGGGTGATCTGATTATTGGAAATGAAACGGGAACGGACTCCATCAGTAATATAGACGCGTTAACGTACGTGACAAAGGTAGGATATAAGCTGATTATCAATTCCACATACAAAGGAAAAGACCTCTCCGGGCTGAGAAACCTTGAGGAGACCGGGTCTATTATCGTTAATGCGAATAAGTATCTTTCGGATATCACGTTAAAGAATTTAAAAAAGGTTGGACAGGACCTCTTTGTGAACAGCCACAGTGTAAAACAAATAGTTCTACCCATGCTGGAGACAGTAGACAGTAAGCTGTTCATCTCCTCCAACAAGCTCACGGATTTACAGTTGCCGATACTTAAGCGAGGAGGAGATATAAAGATAAGCGGCAGCTCCCTCGGCATTTTAAAACTAAGAGAGCTGGAAGAGACACTCAACTCCATTATTTTGCAGGAAGTGCCATCGCTCACAACCTTGGACCTCTCGAAATTGAAGGAAATTCGCGGAGATTTAATCATTAAAGGGCCCGAGCTGGTTGGGTTAAAGTTGAATAATTTAACCCGGGTAGGAGGCAACCTGAACATCAATAATTCAAAAATCACTTCAGCCCTCTTTCCCTCATTAACAGAAACGGGTGACCTGTTTATCGTCAACAATAATAATCTTAAAAATATATCTCTCAAAAACTTAAAAACAGTAAAGGGAAATTTGGAACTCCGTTCCATACCAATAACTTCTGTTGAAGATATGGCTAACATCAACAGTATTGACGGTAAATTGATTACTAACAACCTCCCATCACTAAAAGACATATCACCGATTTTTAGAAACCTGACTAATCTCTCTGAACTCTCAATGACTTTCGTGCTTTGCGAAGGAGTTGTGGATGTCAGCAAAACGGGCGTGGAACAAGTTCTGTTGGATCAGTGCAACAACTTGGAAGAGATTATTGTGCCGGAGGTAATGAAAGAGTTATACGTTGGAGGGGACACGAATGCTCCTCGTAAAAAACCGATCCGGATATCCGGTTTAAAAGAGGTAGAACAAAAAATTGAAATCAGTAACCTAATCCTGTCAGAGCCTCAAGATTGGGTTTTAACGGGATTGGAATCGGGTTCAATATTTATCAAAAACAGTATGAATCTGAAAAGTTTTTCGGCTCCCGACCTAAAAGAAGCCAAAGAATTATGGATTAGAGAGGATAGAAATAGTAAACATTGGGAAAGCATATCTTTTGCAAAGCTAACTAAGTTAAATAAACTCAATTGCGTTCAAATGTTCTCTTTGAAAACAATCGAATGTCCGATGCTGCAAGAGATAAATACCCTATCAATAAGTGACTGGAAAGATAAAAACGAGAAGTTGACCCATCTGAATGGGCTATCTTCTCTTGAAAAAATTGAATTTCTGACACTTAAAAATATCAGTAATTTTAATGATTACTCATTCTTAAAAAAAGCAATCACCAACGGCTCAATAACAAAAGAGATTTGGAACAGGAATTTCAGTATTGCCAATAACGGCTATAATCCGACTTTTCAAGATTTACAGGCCGGACACTACGTAAAACAATAA
- a CDS encoding PKD-like domain-containing protein has translation MENVDERTVYSWSLNGKIIGTEKNILFKERETGEYYLKFKTVTEHGTAQIEVKVEVTDLIPPIISLDETGDGFILETGEEYVFKPEIANKEGLKLSWEIDGEEVSTADEYAFSSQQEGNFFIILKAENDDGDDEYLIQILVVKEVPLSLSFAYPEQSASLGRAIRLIPDMSSTKNVTFKWFVNGKEDPTQTSDKYVYKPSALGKTNIKVVATKGGKKGEASIVVNTVNPEQHFRAAQPGSSPYSTKVYEFLPAPGQFVNEGYTANTMEEACQYAEGRLAQKAYVSLGGFGGYIVVGFDHSIKNRSQSNLSTTTAAGYDFAIMGNSFKGSSEPGIVWVMQDENGNGLPDDNWYELKGSETGKPGTIQDYEATYFRPAIPKSNTLWIDNLGGKGKVDWLGFHQQPFYYPNWVKENTYTLRGTRLEARTEDESGQGTYWVNKEFDWGYADNFSPIDRLTDDINYGAAANSNHFKISNAITFEGKKIHLEYIDFIKVQTGLNVKAGWLGENSTEVFKFVDIQVE, from the coding sequence GTGGAGAATGTTGATGAGAGAACGGTTTATTCGTGGTCTCTTAATGGCAAAATAATAGGAACAGAAAAAAATATCCTGTTTAAAGAGAGAGAGACGGGAGAGTATTACCTTAAATTTAAAACCGTCACCGAACACGGGACAGCGCAAATAGAGGTGAAAGTTGAAGTTACTGATTTGATTCCACCCATCATTTCTTTGGACGAAACGGGTGACGGGTTTATCTTGGAAACAGGCGAAGAGTACGTTTTCAAGCCGGAGATTGCCAACAAAGAGGGCTTGAAGTTAAGCTGGGAGATAGATGGGGAAGAGGTTTCCACGGCTGATGAATATGCCTTCAGCTCACAACAAGAGGGAAACTTTTTCATCATTCTCAAAGCTGAGAATGATGACGGTGATGATGAATACCTCATACAGATATTGGTGGTTAAAGAGGTGCCGTTAAGCCTATCGTTCGCTTATCCCGAACAGTCGGCATCGTTGGGAAGAGCCATTCGGCTCATTCCTGATATGTCGAGCACCAAAAATGTCACATTCAAGTGGTTTGTGAATGGGAAAGAAGACCCAACACAAACTTCTGACAAATATGTCTATAAGCCTTCGGCGCTTGGGAAAACAAATATAAAAGTGGTCGCCACAAAGGGCGGAAAAAAAGGCGAAGCCTCCATCGTTGTGAACACGGTAAATCCGGAGCAACATTTCCGGGCCGCCCAACCGGGAAGTTCACCCTACTCCACAAAGGTTTATGAATTTCTTCCGGCACCGGGACAGTTCGTGAACGAGGGGTACACCGCAAACACCATGGAGGAGGCCTGCCAATACGCGGAAGGTCGTTTAGCGCAGAAGGCGTATGTCTCCTTAGGGGGATTCGGAGGATATATTGTGGTTGGATTCGACCACAGCATCAAAAATAGGAGCCAATCCAACCTCAGCACCACGACTGCAGCGGGATATGATTTCGCTATTATGGGAAACTCCTTTAAAGGAAGTTCCGAGCCGGGTATCGTGTGGGTGATGCAGGATGAGAACGGAAACGGTTTGCCCGACGACAACTGGTATGAGCTGAAAGGGAGCGAGACCGGCAAACCGGGAACAATCCAAGATTACGAGGCGACTTACTTTCGTCCTGCCATTCCAAAATCCAACACCTTGTGGATAGACAATCTGGGAGGAAAAGGTAAAGTGGATTGGTTGGGATTTCACCAACAACCGTTCTATTACCCCAACTGGGTAAAGGAGAACACATATACGCTGCGGGGAACCCGACTAGAAGCGAGAACGGAAGATGAATCGGGGCAAGGCACTTATTGGGTTAACAAGGAGTTCGATTGGGGATATGCAGATAATTTCAGTCCCATCGACCGCCTTACGGACGACATCAACTACGGGGCGGCGGCAAACTCGAACCACTTTAAAATAAGCAACGCCATTACCTTCGAGGGAAAGAAGATTCATCTCGAATATATCGATTTTATTAAAGTACAAACAGGGCTGAACGTGAAAGCCGGCTGGTTGGGTGAAAATTCCACCGAGGTATTCAAGTTTGTGGATATACAAGTAGAATAA